Proteins from one Niallia circulans genomic window:
- a CDS encoding AraC family transcriptional regulator, producing the protein MLVKDLKKKLLADNEIEAAALSSGLVNLKEILSTINRISPVTGVDVLSADLLMKKQEKITFMKHPRYVDIEVHKHDFLEISYAYFGSFTQWIDGETVEMQEGDLTILDTDVMHTIKKAEKDTIIINILLRKTYFNHDILARLTENDLIAKFVIDTIYKPKMKGRYLYFPSSGNKKVRQYINEGLCEFYKPDLATQEVISCNIVLLFTELMRISKQQSQVVAKDESWNLVILEILQYIEEHYLTTSLKEVATKFHFHPNYLSRLLKENIGKTFSEMVQELRLRQAKLLLENTQMKINRIADETGYTNFNHFYKKFKEYYKCTPADYRKGLLEKKDMKK; encoded by the coding sequence ATGTTGGTAAAGGACTTGAAAAAAAAGCTGCTTGCAGATAATGAGATTGAAGCAGCAGCTCTGTCATCAGGTTTAGTAAACCTGAAGGAAATATTATCGACTATCAATCGGATCTCACCAGTAACAGGCGTGGATGTCCTGTCAGCCGACTTGTTAATGAAAAAACAAGAGAAAATAACCTTTATGAAGCATCCTCGTTATGTAGACATTGAAGTACATAAACATGATTTTTTAGAAATCAGCTATGCTTATTTTGGCAGCTTTACACAGTGGATAGATGGGGAGACAGTTGAAATGCAGGAGGGTGACTTAACCATTTTAGATACAGATGTGATGCATACAATAAAAAAGGCAGAAAAGGACACCATTATTATTAACATCCTCCTACGAAAAACTTACTTTAATCACGACATTCTCGCCCGTTTAACAGAAAATGATTTAATAGCGAAGTTCGTTATTGACACCATTTACAAGCCAAAAATGAAGGGCCGGTATCTTTACTTTCCGTCTTCTGGAAATAAAAAAGTCCGGCAGTATATCAATGAAGGGTTATGTGAGTTTTATAAACCTGATTTAGCCACCCAGGAAGTGATAAGCTGTAATATTGTTCTCCTATTTACAGAGCTTATGAGAATATCAAAACAACAAAGTCAGGTGGTTGCTAAGGATGAGAGCTGGAATCTAGTAATCTTAGAAATCCTTCAGTATATTGAAGAGCATTATTTAACAACAAGCTTAAAAGAGGTTGCCACCAAATTTCATTTTCACCCAAATTACTTAAGCAGGCTGCTTAAAGAGAATATTGGCAAGACCTTTAGTGAAATGGTGCAAGAGCTTCGCCTCAGGCAGGCAAAGCTGCTTCTTGAAAATACACAAATGAAGATAAACCGAATTGCAGATGAAACTGGCTATACTAATTTTAATCATTTTTATAAAAAGTTTAAAGAATATTACAAATGTACTCCAGCTGATTACCGCAAAGGACTGCTTGAAAAAAAAGATATGAAGAAATGA